The following coding sequences lie in one Sphingobium sp. KCTC 72723 genomic window:
- a CDS encoding Smr/MutS family protein, which produces MRRRLSPDEQALWVALAKTVRPIRPQPRVAAPLAPAAPAVLSLAKPAKPGKTGLTRPAPTPPPVPARTPAAVLDTGWERRIRNGAILPDISIDLHGHSLSAAHMRLTQAIGSALTQDARVLLVVTGKPPKGAGTGGPSRRGAIRGEIGHWLETSPYADRIASVRVAHPRHGGDGALYLILRRKK; this is translated from the coding sequence ATGCGGCGGCGGCTTTCCCCCGATGAACAGGCGCTCTGGGTCGCGCTGGCCAAAACGGTCCGGCCGATCCGGCCCCAGCCGCGTGTCGCTGCGCCGCTCGCTCCCGCCGCGCCTGCGGTCCTGTCCCTCGCCAAGCCCGCCAAACCCGGCAAGACAGGGTTAACGCGGCCTGCCCCCACGCCCCCGCCTGTTCCCGCCCGCACGCCTGCGGCCGTGCTGGACACAGGCTGGGAACGGCGCATCCGGAACGGCGCGATCCTTCCCGACATCAGCATAGATTTGCATGGCCACAGCCTGTCCGCCGCGCATATGCGCCTGACCCAGGCCATCGGATCGGCCCTGACGCAGGATGCCCGCGTGCTGCTGGTCGTCACGGGCAAACCGCCCAAAGGTGCCGGGACCGGCGGACCGTCGCGGCGTGGCGCGATCCGGGGCGAAATCGGCCATTGGCTGGAAACCAGCCCCTATGCCGATCGCATCGCCAGCGTCCGTGTCGCGCATCCGCGCCATGGCGGCGACGGAGCGCTCTACCTCATATTGCGTCGCAAAAAATAG